Genomic DNA from Coffea arabica cultivar ET-39 chromosome 7e, Coffea Arabica ET-39 HiFi, whole genome shotgun sequence:
AATTCAATTGAATCGGTCCAATCCGATCAAGAACAAGTTAGACTAGTAAAAATCGGGAAGTTCAACTAGAgttcactaattttttttatttttttagagaATATTTCAacattattcaaaatttttaatgctAATATAAATAAAACTGATTAAACTTTTGAACCAAAATTGAACCGGTAAACCTCTTCTTGTGTACTCTCCTCTCCAGTCCGGGTTTAACACCATTGATTGTAACCAAGCATGACCAATCCCATTTATATATCTCAAATTCGAGATAGCTTAACTGAAAAGCTGTCTTGGTTGCTTTCgcaccccccaaaaaaaaaaaaaaagtgtgtgtCATGGCCAGCGTGTAAATCGTAaattcagtttttcttttttcttttttcaatcaCTAACCAAACATTTCAAACTATTTTCACAGGAATTTGAATTCTGATGACCATAGTAGCATTAACAAACGAACTTCATTAATGCGATTGAATCACATGCTGTTATTTATTTTACACAACTTTCCTCCTAAACCAAGACTACAAGGCTATGTGTATATGGATGTTTTTTTCTCGATTATTTTCTTAGTGCTATGTGATTTACTGCAACAGAGACGCATCAATACCGGCCATGACATTGATAGTCGGAGCAAATCTCCTCAAGGGTAATCTTAAAATCCTTTAAACATCTGTCCCGCTATTTTCAGTCTTTCCTTTTGGATTCAAGGTTACACTTTTTCTAGGGAGATGTTATAGGCACTTCTTAGAAAACCTTTGTCACTCCATCCTCCCTTTATAGTATGAAGGGAGGAGGATGGAACGCTAGAGGATTTTTAAGGAGTGCtaatatcatttttctttttctaaccatGGTTTACTTTATAATTCTGTGACAGGTCTTCAAAGATCTGAAGTCGGGTTGGGGATCATAATAGGGGTCCAAGTGGTCCGTTATATCGCAATGCCTCTCTTGGGCATTCTTGTTGTTAAAGCTGCAGTTCATTTTGGACTGGTGGGATCGGATTCATTATATCAGTTTGTTCTTCTGCTGCAATATGCACTACCAACTGCAATGAGCATGGGTATTGTTCAGTGAGAATCTCTAAATTTTATATTACTACTCTAAACTTGTATACTTCTTATGCGACAGAGATTAGGTGAATTTTTGTAAGGAAATGAAACTCTCAAGATATTGAACTGCTCTACCAGACTTGGCCTAATCTTCCATTAATGTTAATTGTTTGTAGGTACCATAACGCAATTATTTGAAGTTGGGGAAAGGGACTGTTCGGTTATTATGCTGTGGAATTATGCAGTGGCAGCACTGGCTCTTACTCTCTGGTCAACATACTACTTGTGGTTTGTGTCTTGAAGTTCCTAATCTTCATTTTTTGTGTACGTGCCCCATGCAAATTATTCCAaacaaaatggaagcaagattCATACTACGTTTGTGGAAAGTCATCCAACTTGTGCAagaggcctttttttttttttttcgtttttttttatgggTAAATCCTTTTGGATTGCTAAGATTCTGAAGTTGAAAGTCTTGATATGTACAAACGAAACAGCATACAGATGTATCTATGCATATACAAAATATCTTataaattcaattttttattgcAATAATCATTGAATATTGTTATGTTGTTAATTCAGACATCTTCTATTGCAGAAAAACGAGAAAAGACTATCTCTGTTTACATTAATTCTGGGTGAAAATTGATactttaaccaaaaaaaaaaaaaaaaaaaccaattgaACTGCTATTTTTAAGGTTTTGAGTTCTCAGTTGTCCATTCTAACAACGCATATATCTTTTCCTTGACACAATAGCTGTTTAAATTCCACATCAATGCAGAAGGAAACCTGTCTTAACATTGccaatgaatttaaaaaatatgcAATGCATCATGTGACAGATTAAAATTCGCTTGTAAATACAGTAGaaactagtgtgaatacccgtgctacgcacgTTGCTGATATtattgaaagaaattaaaagagaaggtgaattaaaaaaaagtaaaaaaaaattgtaccaatATAGTTAAAATTTAAGATTTGTCTAACAATAGTTTAAAGTATGATAAAATGTGTACATCTTTCAAGAATTGCGTTTTTACGAAAGTTTTTATCCTTACACTAAAAATCTATTATTGGACAATAGTATGTACATTATCactatttgaatttgaaatctaaattttATAAATGTAAGTACATATATCTATATATCATACATTCAATTGTAATAATATTTACACtattaatgtatataagattaatttgaaaggaaaaaatcaGACTACTTGTAGTAGACTTCGCTTTAGAgatataattataaaaaaatggagaaggatgcctcagttttttttttccctttggcacaaacaaatgaatcaatttcgtccttgacatttaaaaactgaaattattacatccctgaacccaaattttaatctgaatcaaaccaccaATCAACCTGATTACAAATTTCGGGAATGtaattggtagatcacttggttaactcaatttgatattcatgtgaaatttaatgaacctaaaaagaaaaaagaaaaaattataatataaaaaagaaagattaatctttcctacattatcattgtatacactgacggttttatgtaccgccatatcattttaatttaaatttaaacaccaaattttatatttatgatacacatcTAGATTCGCAAGCAGATATACTAACAGTGCATGAAaagatttaccaaaaaaaaaaactctactattccaagacaaagaatgaccttttatgttataatttttatttttttggtttaataaatgtcatgtgaatatgatgaaGTTGACCAAATAatctatcaattctattttcgaaatttattactgggttattggatggtttgattcagattgaaaattaggttcaggaatgtaatagctttaatttttaaatgtcagggatgaatttgcttcattttaaaagtgagggatgaaaagaatatttttgtgaaatgtgagggatgaaacaagtcattttcccTTAAAACATTATTGCTGCGTGAAATATGCAATAATTGTACCCCTGTCATAAATCGATATCCTGGTACACTCCGGATGGCTGGAACATATTACTTGGGATAGACGAAATATTAGCTTATGGCAATCTAACCTATTGAGATAGATGTATGGCAATTGCACTTTAAATGGGTTTGGATGCAAAAAAATTGGATCAACAAGCAGCATGCCATAGACACGCGAAACTGAAAACTTCAGGCTGGGGGGCCTCCATAGTCCATGGCCGAGTATGGGCAAAAACTATTCAAGATACCCCATAATGTGaaatatgaataaatatgaCTGACACGAATGGGGATGGGGCTGGTGGGTTCTTTTCTTTGGATTGCCCACAAAACAGGTCAGAATAGCCCAATTGCTCAGCGACGTAACTGTATGGCCATACCACCAGAAAAGCTCGTAATTGTAGCTTTCGTCAGTCCCCCTTTTTTTGACTATTCTATATATTCGAATTTATCGTTGGTAAACCACACTCTCTCCTACTTGTGGCCGTTAAAGAATCAAGCAGTCCATCAAATAAAGTGATAAACGAGTTGTCTCCATTCCGTGGAAAAGGCGAATATGCGCCATGCAATTTTTTCCCCCTTTGGATGCTGCTAATCCAAACATGTTGCCTTACTGATGCTACTTAatcactgttttttttttggggttcccTTTAACGCTACTGaatcccttttccttttcttgcatgCTACTTAATCCCAACAAGTGCATTTTGGTTTCCGGGTTTCTGTTGAAATCAGTCTTGGTAGCAGAACTTTGAGTTCTAATCAAGTCTTACACAAAATAAACAAGCCACAGAGGAACTATTCGGCAGCTGggtaaaatgcattttcttgcTCTTCTTTCAGAACTCTGACGTTTATATTTGTTTTAGTAGTATTATAGTACTCTGTTTTATCAGTGTTTGATATATCGGATTGCTTGACGCTACTCTATTTATTAAGTTAATTATAAAAGTAGTTCTCCAAGTTGGAGAAGGGACAAATGGAAGTGTCATGTGTCTTTACgtatctgtttttttttccttatttattGTTTTCAGACGCCAACAAGCCAAGTTGAAATTGAATTTGCTTGTGTCAAATTCTCTTACATACTTGATTATTATTTGGCTGCTGGCATGCACTCACTTTCCAACACAAACTAAGGATCCTCTGCTAAAGGATATCCGTATGTTGTGCAAAAGTTAGACCATGGAACATTATTAGGGGGAACTTATTAAGCTAGAGATTTAAGCACCATTATGATGGTTTAAATTATGTAAGATTTAGTCCAACTTGTCAAGCAGCCATTACCTGTATCATGCCTACAAAAGGTTATGGATGTCTTGACTTTGATAGGAGGAAACATGGGATTTACTTATCCAGCAGGCCAAGGAGCGTTTATTGTCCCATAATATACTATTTAGTCGTAATGAGTTCAGCTGAGGAAGGAAGTTTGTAGAGGAATTAACTAGAAATAattcctctttctcctttttgttttgttttcctgtAGGAGTTTGGAGTACTTGAAGTTTTCGTATATCATAATGGGGTTGCTAGATTTATTCATGGTTGCTTCTGTGCCTGTTATGAAAGTACTCTTAATTTGCGGACTCGGCTCTTTTCTTGCTTTAGATCATATAGACATCTTGGGAGAGAGTGCAAGGAAGCAGATAAATAATGTAAGCATCAACTTTAGCTTTATCATTCTTCTTGAACAATCATCAGTAACTTTTTCCAATTTAACGGAGTTGTTTAATTTGTGTAACCAGGTTGTATTTTTCGTATTCAATCCAGCACTTGTCTCCAGCAACCTGGCTCAAACAATTACCTTGGAGAACATCGTATCATTGTGAGTACTTCTGAAATCACTTATTTCAAcataatttaattaattttgcTCTTTGAACGTAATGTGATGTGGTTTAAAGGAGATTTGTTTTGTTTAGTGCTGATTTTCAGAACCTGTCAGCTTTAGGCTAGATTTAACTTTAGATGGATGTATTTAGGTGGTTCATGCCGGTCAACATCTTGCTGACTTTTATTCTTGGCTTATTTTTTGGATGGGTACTTGGCAAAATAACTAAAGCTCCTCAGCATCTGAAAGGCCTTGTAATAGGTTCATGTGCAGCAGGTTAGTGCTAAGTGTTTTCTCATTTCTGCAACTTGATGACTTCCTGTACATCTGCTTAGATACAGTTAAGAAGGCCTGATAGGTTTAACTAAAGCGTGCAGGTGAAGTGTATTGGGGGGGTGAAGTGGCACTTTTTGTCTATCAAATATCTTCCCTAAAACATAATCATTTTCCCCCCTCAAAACAGCGACACTGTTTAAAAGGAGAAAGGTGCCAGAGAGAAATCATATATGAATTGCAGTTTGTCTGCAAAATGAGGAATGTATGTTGTTTAAAATTTCAGTTAGTTATGGATTTAGTGAGATTGGAATGTATGAAAACTGGCCACTTTTATTAGCAATGGATAGATTACCTGTTGCATTCCTTTTACAAGAAAGATAGTTGCAGTGCCATAACACGCTTTTGGGAAAATACCCACAAATCAAGCGATAACAGGAATTGTATTATGACTAGGAAACTTGGGGAATTTGCCTTTGATTCTTGTCCCAGCTATATGCCGTGAAAAGGGTAGTCCATTTGGAGCACCAGATAGCTGCCATATGTATGGGATGGCTTATGTTTCTCTTTCTATGGCGGTATGTATCATATTTCTTGTTCTGCCTTTATTACTGTAAACGAAGATTACAAACGAAAAGATCAGTGccaatattttggtcaaaataatGCATCTCCTTTTTGACTTATTTTAGAGAGCTGATGAGTCTTGTGACTTCATTTGTTAGTAGGTTTCGTTGACCATTTTTTATGTCATGACTTATGATTTCTTGTTATCATGTCTCAGATAGGAGCCATTTATCTGTGGTCTATTGTTTATAACATTGTTCGCGTGTCATCAACTAAGAGCTATGAAGTTATAAATGTGAAGAATGAAAGTTCTGATGAAGAAACCTCAAAATCCCTTCAAGAGCAGTTAATTGATGAGCTTGATTTAGAAGGCACATCTGCTATGGACGATGCAAATGTATCTTTGCTATCATGTGCTAAAACTGATGAGCAAGGAAAGGTCAGCCAATCCATGGCATTTTTGTGTGGATTAGAATATTAGATATGTGTTTTCGTCAATTTTATAGGGTCCTTTCAATTTGATGACTGTCAAGAATTCATTGCAGGTTTTCATCTTGGACAAAATTAAGAAGCAAATATATTCATTTTTCAGAAACATTAATCTGAAGGCCATACTTGCACCTTCAACGACTGCAGCGGTATACCTTTAAGTGTCTGGCAATTCTTTATTGAATCGAATCAAATTCTAGTAGATAGTTTGTAATCCTCAGTAATAGCATCAAATTCAAATGAAACATTGGGTTATCCTAATCCTGGGTATATTTTTACTAGGGAAGAGAGGGGAAAAAACATCAGCAGAAATTATTTCAGATAGAAATATAATGCCGCAAAGGGGTTAGCGTTTCTATCATATGAACCCAAAGACTCTTAGACGGTAGCCTGCCACACATCAAAAACCATCCTTCATTAGGAAATTGAGTACATTTTGAAAGAAAACCACTCCTTCAAGAATATAAACCTTCTAAGGCAAGGCATTACCAGGTTATTAGTTCTGAATTATTTTCTCATTTAGTTATTGATCAGTGCAGATTGTTGGCTTCATCGTCGGATTAGTGCCCCCCATACAAAGGTTGATGATTGGTGCTAGCGCTCCGCTTCATGTAGTCCAGGATTCTGCTTTATTACTTGGGTAAAACTCCC
This window encodes:
- the LOC113702329 gene encoding protein PIN-LIKES 3-like isoform X1, yielding MGLLDLFMVASVPVMKVLLICGLGSFLALDHIDILGESARKQINNVVFFVFNPALVSSNLAQTITLENIVSLWFMPVNILLTFILGLFFGWVLGKITKAPQHLKGLVIGSCAAGNLGNLPLILVPAICREKGSPFGAPDSCHMYGMAYVSLSMAIGAIYLWSIVYNIVRVSSTKSYEVINVKNESSDEETSKSLQEQLIDELDLEGTSAMDDANVSLLSCAKTDEQGKVFILDKIKKQIYSFFRNINLKAILAPSTTAAIVGFIVGLVPPIQRLMIGASAPLHVVQDSALLLGEAAIPIVTLIVGANLLRGLRGSGVQLTVILGIIAIRYVFLPLIGVLVIRGAIHLGFVHADPLYQFVLLLQYALPPAMNIGTITQLFGSGQSECSVILLWTYSVASVSLTLWSTYFMWLVAKS
- the LOC113702329 gene encoding protein PIN-LIKES 3-like isoform X3, translated to MLYFSYSIQHLSPATWLKQLPWRTSYHSPQHLKGLVIGSCAAGNLGNLPLILVPAICREKGSPFGAPDSCHMYGMAYVSLSMAIGAIYLWSIVYNIVRVSSTKSYEVINVKNESSDEETSKSLQEQLIDELDLEGTSAMDDANVSLLSCAKTDEQGKVFILDKIKKQIYSFFRNINLKAILAPSTTAAIVGFIVGLVPPIQRLMIGASAPLHVVQDSALLLGEAAIPIVTLIVGANLLRGLRGSGVQLTVILGIIAIRYVFLPLIGVLVIRGAIHLGFVHADPLYQFVLLLQYALPPAMNIGTITQLFGSGQSECSVILLWTYSVASVSLTLWSTYFMWLVAKS
- the LOC113702329 gene encoding protein PIN-LIKES 3-like isoform X2; its protein translation is MGLLDLFMVASVPVMKVLLICGLGSFLALDHIDILGESARKQINNVVFFVFNPALVSSNLAQTITLENIVSLWFMPVNILLTFILGLFFGWVLGKITKAPQHLKGLVIGSCAAGNLGNLPLILVPAICREKGSPFGAPDSCHMYGMAYVSLSMAIGAIYLWSIVYNIVRVSSTKSYEVINVKNESSDEETSKSLQEQLIDELDLEGTSAMDDANVSLLSCAKTDEQGKVFILDKIKKQIYSFFRNINLKAILAPSTTAAIVGFIVGLVPPIQRLMIGASAPLHVVQDSALLLGEAAIPIVTLIVGANLLRGLRGSGVQLTVILGIIAIRYVFLPLIGVLVIRGAIHLGFVHADPLYQFVLLLQYALPPAMNIVQLLELFSSLHDHIYSTHYILFNYSTFLMYIC
- the LOC113702329 gene encoding protein PIN-LIKES 3-like isoform X4 yields the protein MPVNILLTFILGLFFGWVLGKITKAPQHLKGLVIGSCAAGNLGNLPLILVPAICREKGSPFGAPDSCHMYGMAYVSLSMAIGAIYLWSIVYNIVRVSSTKSYEVINVKNESSDEETSKSLQEQLIDELDLEGTSAMDDANVSLLSCAKTDEQGKVFILDKIKKQIYSFFRNINLKAILAPSTTAAIVGFIVGLVPPIQRLMIGASAPLHVVQDSALLLGEAAIPIVTLIVGANLLRGLRGSGVQLTVILGIIAIRYVFLPLIGVLVIRGAIHLGFVHADPLYQFVLLLQYALPPAMNIGTITQLFGSGQSECSVILLWTYSVASVSLTLWSTYFMWLVAKS